The DNA region CACATCTGACCGCCCCGGGCTCCCGCGCGTACGCCCGGCGCGCAGCCGGCGCGTCACGCCGCGGAAGCGTCAACACAGCGCATCCGACAGCCCCGCCGGGCAGGACCGGCGGGGCTGTCGCCTATCAGGGTGGTCCGCTGCCCCGCCCCTTCCCGGTGCACCGGTCCGCAGGTCAGAGTGCGGACATCGATGCACTCGACCACGGGGGTTGATCCACCATGCGCACGACCGTTCTCGCCGCCACCCTGGCGGCCACCGCACTCGTCCCGGCCACCGCCCTGGCCGGCACCGCGCCCGAGGCGCACCACGGGCCCGCCGCCGGGCAGGAACACTCCCGCAGCGCCCCGCGCACCGCTCCCGCGGGGCTCGCGCCGTGCGGGTCCGGGCAGCTCTGCCTGTGGGCGGAGCCAGGCTTCACGGGCGCCGTGCAGACCCATGAGCTGTCCACCGTCGACATCGAGAGCTGCGTACCGCTGGCGTCCGGCGGCACCGCACAGGCCCTCGTCAACCGCACCGGCCGGCCCGTCACCACCTTCCAGTCGGCCGAATGCGCCGAGACCGGCGAATTCGAGACGTACCCGGGCGGCGGCACCTGGGTCCCCCGCTCCCCGTACACGGTGCGGGCCTTCAAGATCTGGGAGAGCTGAGCGGCCCGGGAGACACCGAAGGGCGGCGGGACCCATGAGGCCCGCCGCCCTTCGTGGACACCGCGTCGTTACGCGTCGCCACCGGCCGGGCCGGGGTCGGCCGCGGCCACGTCCAGGAGCGCGTACCGGTCGACGGCCGTCTTCAGCGCCGAACGGTCGATCTTGCCCTCCTTGCCGAGCTCGGTGAGCACCGCGAGCACGATCGACTGCGCGTCGATGTGGAAGAAGCGGCGGGCCGCCCCCCGGGTGTCGGCGAAGCCGAAGCCGTCCGCGCCCAGCGACTGGTAGGCGCCGGGCACCCAGCGCGCGATCTGGTCGGGCACCGCACGCATCCAGTCCGAGACCGCCACGAAGGGACCCTCGCTGCCGGAGAGCTTCCGCGTCACGTACGGGACACGCTGCTCCTCCTCCGGGTGGAGCAGGTTGTACCGCTCCACGTCCACGGCCTCGCGGCGCAGCTCGTTCCAGGAGGTCGCCGACCAGACGTCCGCCTTCACGTCCCACTCGTCGGCGAGGATCCGCTGCGCCTCGACCGCCCACGGGACCGCCACGCCGGACGCCATGATCTGGGCCGGGATCCGGCCCTTCTCGCCGGCGCGGTAGCGGTGCACGCCCGCGAGGATGCCCTCGACGTCCACGTCGGCGGGCTCGGCCGGATGCTGGATCGGCTCGTTGTAGACGGTGAGGTAGTAGAAGACGTCCTCACTGTCCTCGCCGTACATCCTGCGCAGACCGTCCTTGACGATGTGCGCGATCTCGTACCCGAACGCCGGGTCGTAGGAGACACAGGCCGGGTTCGTGGAAGCGAGCAGCTGCGAGTGGCCGTCCGCGTGCTGGAGACCCTCGCCGGTCAGCGTCGTACGGCCGGCGGTCGCCCCCAGCACGAAGCCGCGCGACAGCTGGTCGGCCATCTGCCAGAACTGGTCACCGGTGCGCTGGAAACCGAACATCGAGTAGAAGACGTACACCGGGATCAGCGGCTCGCCGTGCGTGGCGTACGCGGAACCCGCGGCGATCAGCGAGGCCGTGCAGCCCGCCTCGGAGATGCCGTCGTGCAGCATCTGCCCGGTCGGCGACTCCTTGTACGCGAGGAGCAGCTCGCGGTCCACCGACTCGTACTGCTGACCCAGCGGGTTGTAGATCTTCGCGCTCGGGAAGAACGCGTCCATGCCGAAGGTGCGGTACTCGTCGGGCGCGATCAGCACGAAGCGCTTGCCGATCTCCTTGTCCCGCATGAGGTCCTTCAGGACACGGACGAACGCCATGGTGGTGGCGATCGACTGCTGTCCGGAGCCCTTCTTCGCGGTCGCGTACGCCTTCTCGTCGGGGAGGGGCAGCGGCTTCGCCCGCACGACGCGCGTCGGGACGTAGCCGCCCAGCCCCTTGCGCCGGTCGTGCATGTACTGGATCTCCTCCGAGTCGCGGCCCGGGTGGTAGTACGGCGGGTTGCCGTCCTCCAGCTGGTTGTCGGAGATCGGGAGGTGCAGCCGGTCGCGGAAGCGCTTGAGGTCCTCCGCCGTCAGCTTCTTCATCTGATGGGTCGCGTTGCGGCCCTCGAAGTTCGGGCCGAGCGTCCAGCCCTTGACCGTCTGCGCCAGGATGACGGTCGGCTGGCCCTTGTGGGCCTTGGCCGCCGCGTACGCCGCGTAGACCTTCCGGTGGTCGTGACCGCCGCGGCCCAGGTGCAGGATCTGCTGGTCGGACATGTCCTTGACCATGTCGCGCAGCCGCGGGTCGTCGCCGAAGAAGTGCTCGCGGATGTACGCGCCGGTCTCGGTCGCGTACGTCTGGAACTGGCCGTCCGGGGTGGTGTTCAGCTTGTTGACCAGGATGCCCGTGCGGTCCTGGGCGAGCAGCGGGTCCCAGGTGCGGTCCCAGACCAGTTTGATGACGTTCCAGCCGGCGCCCCGGAACTGCGACTCCAGCTCCTGAATGATCTTGCCGTTGCCGCGCACCGGGCCGTCCAGGCGCTGCAGGTTGCAGTTGACCACGAAGGTGAGGTTGTCCAGACCCTCACGGGCGGCGATGGAGAGCTGGCCGAGCGACTCCGGCTCGTCCATCTCGCCGTCGCCCAGATAGGCCCAGACGTGCGACTCGGAGGTGTCGGCGATACCGCGCGCCTGCATGTAGCGGTTCATCCGCGCCTGGTAGATCGCGCCGAGCGGGCCCAGGCCCATCGACACCGTCGGGAACTCCCAGAAGTCCGGCATCGACCGGGGGTGCGGGTAGCTGGACAGGGCGTTCGGCGCCTTCGACTTCTCCTGCCGGAAGCCGTCGAGCTGCGCCTCGCTCAGCCGGTCGAGCAGGAAGGCGCGGGCGTAGATGCCGGGGGACGCGTGTCCCTGGAAGAAGATCTGGTCGCCGCCGCGGCCGTCGTCCTTGCCGCGGAAGAAGTGGTTGAAGCCCACGTCGTACAGCGAGGCGGAGGACGCGAAGGTGGCGATGTGCCCGCCGACGCCGATCCCGGGCCGCTGGGCGCGCGAGACCATCACCGCCGCGTTCCAGCGGGTCGCGTTGAGGATCTTGCGCTCGATCTCCTCGTCGCCGGGGAAGAACGGCTCGTCCTTCGTGGCGATCGTGTTCACGTAGTCCGTGCTGCGCATCTCCGGCACGGCGACGCGCTTCTCGCGCGCACGCTCGATGAGCCGGAGCATCAGATAGCGGGCCCGCTCACGGCCTCGCTCGTCCACGGCCGCGTCGAGGGAGTCGAGCCATTCCTGGGTCTCTTCCGGGTCGAAGTCCGGGACCTGGCTGGGAAGGCCGCCAATGATGATCGGGGTGCGATCGGATCCGGAAGCCACGCTGTTCCTTCGCTGGTCGGTGATGCCCTTCGGGCCTGATTCGGGGGGCCTGCCCCCGGAAGGCTGGTGTACGCCGCCTCCATCGTGTACCGCGAGGGCTTCGACGTCATCTCTACTGTGGGGTAACCACACGGTTCACGGACGCCGATGCGGGCACGAATCAACAGCAACGTGACGGCGCCCCGGCCCAAACCGCAACCATACGCCCAACCCGGCCATGCGTTCCCAAAGGCTGTTCGACTCCGAATGGCGGACCGAAACGGCATAAGCTGAGGAAGGACGTAAAGGGTCCGGACACCGTGCCGGGCCCCGCAGGAGACGTGCCGGAGCTTGCGGCGACGTGGCAGGGAACGTCACCGTATAGGCGGTCTCGGACGCCGGGTACTTGCGCGATTCGCCGAGCCCGTGTGGACTACGGCCAACGCCCCGCGCACGCGCGTGGCTGAAGCATTTTCCGAAACATGATCAGGAGGCAACCCGTGAGCGCGACCGCGGACCACGCGGAGGAACGGACCAACACGGCCGCAAGGCTTGGGTTCGAGCCCGGACAGGTGGTCCAGGAGATCGGCTACGACGACGACGTCGAGCAGGAGCTCCGTGAGGGCATTGAGGCCACAATCGGCCAGGAACTCGTCGACGAGGACTACGACGACGTCGCTGACGTCGTCCTGCTCTGGTTCCGCGACGAGGACGGCGACCTTACGGACGCGCTGGTGGATGCCATTGGTCTGATCGAGGACGGTGGGGCGGTCTGGCTGCTGACGCCCAAGACCGGCCGCGACGGATACGTCGAACCGAGCGACATCAACGAGGCTGCCCAGACCGCTGGTCTCGCCCAGACCAAGAGCATCAGCGCGGGCAAGGACTGGACGGGCAGCCGTCTGGTCACTCCCAAGGGGGCCAAGGCCAAGCGCTGAACGATTCACATCACCGAAGGCCCCTGACGGCAACACGCCGCCGGGGGCCTTCGTACGTCCGCGAGGGCGCCCGCGCGGTACCTCCGGGAACCCGCCGGCGGGCGCTGCGTAGGGTGGGTGCGACCCGGCCGGATCGGCCCGGGGAAGTGGTGACGTTTGCGAAAGGACGCGTTCTCATGGCGATCGAGGTAGACACGCCGGCTCCGGATTTCGAACTGAAGGACAACCACGGACGCACCGTGAAGCTCTCCGACTTCCGCGGTGAGAAGAACGTGGTGCTGCTCTTCTACCCGTTCGCCTTCACCGGTGTCTGCACCGGTGAACTCTGCGCGCTCCGTGACGAGCTGCCGCGGTTCGAGAACGACGACACCCAGCTGCTCGCCGTCTCCAACGACTCCATCCACACCCTGCGCGTCTTCGCCGAGCAGGAGGGCCTGGAGTACCCGCTGCTCTCGGACTTCTGGCCGCACGGCGAGGTGTCACGGGCGTACGGCGTCTTCGACGAGGAGAAGGGCTGCGCGGTGCGCGGCACCTTCATCATCGACAAGAAGGGCGTGGTGCGCTGGAGCGTCGTCAACGGCCTGCCGGACGCGCGTGACCTGAACGACTACGTCAAGGCGCTCGACTCGCTCTGACCGGGACTTCCGGGCGGGCAGCCGGGGGTTTCCGGAAGCGGTGGTACGGGGTTCTCCCGTAAGTGGCCGTCCGGGGATCTCCGGGTGCCGGGCGGATCCGCGGAAGCCGTTCGGATCCGCGGAGGCGGACGGACCTCGGAAGCCGGACAGGAACGGATCTCGGAAGCCGGACAGGAATCCCCGGCGGCCGTACGGGGACCGCGGGAGGCCGGATGGCGGGGTTCTCCCGGCGGCACCCGGCCAAAAGCCTGTTTTGGCCGGGAACCGGTCACTAGGATCGAATCGTTGATCCGATGCCACGCACGACGGGGGCGCTGGTGTCTGCCGGCCCTCTCAACACTTTTGGAGGACTCGTGGGAGTCAGCCTCAGCAAGGGCGGCAACGTCTCGCTGACCAAGGCCGCGCCGAACCTGACCGCG from Streptomyces sp. B1I3 includes:
- the aceE gene encoding pyruvate dehydrogenase (acetyl-transferring), homodimeric type, which gives rise to MASGSDRTPIIIGGLPSQVPDFDPEETQEWLDSLDAAVDERGRERARYLMLRLIERAREKRVAVPEMRSTDYVNTIATKDEPFFPGDEEIERKILNATRWNAAVMVSRAQRPGIGVGGHIATFASSASLYDVGFNHFFRGKDDGRGGDQIFFQGHASPGIYARAFLLDRLSEAQLDGFRQEKSKAPNALSSYPHPRSMPDFWEFPTVSMGLGPLGAIYQARMNRYMQARGIADTSESHVWAYLGDGEMDEPESLGQLSIAAREGLDNLTFVVNCNLQRLDGPVRGNGKIIQELESQFRGAGWNVIKLVWDRTWDPLLAQDRTGILVNKLNTTPDGQFQTYATETGAYIREHFFGDDPRLRDMVKDMSDQQILHLGRGGHDHRKVYAAYAAAKAHKGQPTVILAQTVKGWTLGPNFEGRNATHQMKKLTAEDLKRFRDRLHLPISDNQLEDGNPPYYHPGRDSEEIQYMHDRRKGLGGYVPTRVVRAKPLPLPDEKAYATAKKGSGQQSIATTMAFVRVLKDLMRDKEIGKRFVLIAPDEYRTFGMDAFFPSAKIYNPLGQQYESVDRELLLAYKESPTGQMLHDGISEAGCTASLIAAGSAYATHGEPLIPVYVFYSMFGFQRTGDQFWQMADQLSRGFVLGATAGRTTLTGEGLQHADGHSQLLASTNPACVSYDPAFGYEIAHIVKDGLRRMYGEDSEDVFYYLTVYNEPIQHPAEPADVDVEGILAGVHRYRAGEKGRIPAQIMASGVAVPWAVEAQRILADEWDVKADVWSATSWNELRREAVDVERYNLLHPEEEQRVPYVTRKLSGSEGPFVAVSDWMRAVPDQIARWVPGAYQSLGADGFGFADTRGAARRFFHIDAQSIVLAVLTELGKEGKIDRSALKTAVDRYALLDVAAADPGPAGGDA
- a CDS encoding DUF3052 domain-containing protein, whose amino-acid sequence is MSATADHAEERTNTAARLGFEPGQVVQEIGYDDDVEQELREGIEATIGQELVDEDYDDVADVVLLWFRDEDGDLTDALVDAIGLIEDGGAVWLLTPKTGRDGYVEPSDINEAAQTAGLAQTKSISAGKDWTGSRLVTPKGAKAKR
- a CDS encoding peptidase inhibitor family I36 protein translates to MRTTVLAATLAATALVPATALAGTAPEAHHGPAAGQEHSRSAPRTAPAGLAPCGSGQLCLWAEPGFTGAVQTHELSTVDIESCVPLASGGTAQALVNRTGRPVTTFQSAECAETGEFETYPGGGTWVPRSPYTVRAFKIWES
- a CDS encoding peroxiredoxin; this translates as MAIEVDTPAPDFELKDNHGRTVKLSDFRGEKNVVLLFYPFAFTGVCTGELCALRDELPRFENDDTQLLAVSNDSIHTLRVFAEQEGLEYPLLSDFWPHGEVSRAYGVFDEEKGCAVRGTFIIDKKGVVRWSVVNGLPDARDLNDYVKALDSL